The following proteins are encoded in a genomic region of Mycolicibacterium confluentis:
- a CDS encoding M23 family metallopeptidase: MTRPLPRRLLQCAATLLVVTGMAACSSDPATTETTATSTAPPMPTPLIGSVLAPPIPVPATDGRTHLAYELVLTNALPGNATLNSLTAKTGDRSLLTLSGDNLKYWTRALGDTATPTTVIPAGGTAIVWLDVVVDNGAEPPSDITHSVDLTVSKPIPGLVPAKVTQPVAPVTVATRKPVAIDPPLDGANWVDANGCCGTSSHRMALNPINGALWAAERFAIDYVQMTDDFRLFSGDPTKLESYAFFAAPIRAVGPGKVVAVVDNLPEQVPSKTPSGLPLDQYGGNHVVQDLGDGNYAFYGHLKPGSISVKAGEDLEPGQQIAELGNSGNTTAPHLHFHVMDNPDPLAANGLPFVIKSFRLDERLASAESVNKLFTGQPAPLQPGFAARDEVEVLPLDRDVMTYSVAQ, encoded by the coding sequence ATGACGCGTCCTCTGCCCCGCCGCCTGCTCCAGTGCGCCGCGACCCTGCTGGTCGTGACGGGCATGGCCGCATGCTCGTCGGATCCGGCCACCACCGAGACCACCGCCACGAGCACTGCCCCGCCGATGCCGACCCCGCTGATCGGCTCCGTGCTGGCGCCGCCGATCCCCGTGCCGGCCACCGACGGACGCACGCACCTGGCCTATGAGCTGGTCCTGACCAACGCCCTGCCGGGCAACGCCACACTCAACTCGCTGACCGCCAAGACCGGTGACCGCAGTCTGTTGACTCTCTCCGGCGACAACCTGAAGTACTGGACCCGGGCGTTGGGCGACACCGCGACGCCGACGACCGTCATCCCGGCCGGTGGCACCGCCATCGTGTGGCTCGATGTGGTCGTCGACAACGGGGCCGAACCGCCGTCCGACATCACCCACTCGGTCGACCTGACGGTCAGCAAGCCGATTCCGGGACTGGTGCCCGCCAAGGTGACCCAACCCGTCGCCCCGGTGACGGTCGCGACACGCAAGCCCGTGGCCATCGACCCTCCACTCGACGGCGCCAACTGGGTCGACGCCAACGGGTGCTGCGGCACCTCTTCCCACCGAATGGCGCTCAACCCGATCAACGGAGCGCTGTGGGCCGCTGAGCGGTTCGCGATCGACTACGTGCAGATGACCGACGACTTCCGGCTGTTCAGCGGCGATCCCACCAAGCTGGAGAGTTACGCGTTCTTCGCCGCGCCGATCCGTGCGGTCGGCCCGGGCAAGGTGGTGGCCGTCGTCGACAACCTGCCCGAGCAGGTGCCGTCCAAGACCCCCTCGGGTCTGCCCCTTGATCAGTACGGCGGCAACCATGTCGTGCAGGATCTCGGCGACGGCAACTACGCCTTCTACGGGCACCTCAAGCCGGGCAGTATCAGCGTCAAGGCCGGCGAGGATCTCGAGCCAGGTCAGCAGATCGCCGAGCTGGGGAACTCCGGGAACACCACTGCCCCGCACCTGCACTTCCACGTGATGGACAACCCGGACCCCTTGGCCGCCAACGGCCTCCCGTTCGTCATCAAGTCCTTCCGACTGGACGAGCGACTGGCGTCGGCCGAGAGTGTGAACAAGCTG